A portion of the Suricata suricatta isolate VVHF042 chromosome 11, meerkat_22Aug2017_6uvM2_HiC, whole genome shotgun sequence genome contains these proteins:
- the PATE2 gene encoding prostate and testis expressed protein 2 isoform X2, with amino-acid sequence MDEERRGLTSKWFRFCHDCNFYDGFKCRGPKKRCWKFNLFLSYNRSCTTDHYYYNDLVTGRYLYYYTKLSCNPCEEGMFQVFHDLLRETHCCTNEHMCNTGNDNLEKSALFGEDKEYTIHDDIPPPEDGGASPRTPSPTVPDRSTHRSSVYPVSVFPSRGK; translated from the exons ATGGATGAAG AAAGACGTGGCCTAACATCAAAAT gGTTTCGGTTTTGCCATGATTGTAATTTCTATGATGGATTCAAGTGCCGTGGTCCCAAGAAACGTTGCTGGAAGTTTAATTTATTCCTGTCATACAATAGGAGTTGTACCACAGATCACTATTACTATAATGATCTAGTTACTG gcAGATATCTGTATTATTATACAAAACTGTCGTGTAATCCTTGTGAAGAGGGAATGTTCCAAGTATTCCATGACTTACTGAGAGAAACACATTGCTGCACTAATGAACATATGTGTAATACTGGAAACGATAATTTGGAAAAGTCGGCGCTTTTTGGAGAAGATAAAGAATACACTATACATGATGATATCCCACCTCCGGAGGACGGGGGAGCCAGCCCACGTACTCCCAGCCCAActgtccctga CAGATCTACCCATAGAAGCTCTGTGTACCCTGTGTCAGTGTTTCCATCAAGAGgaaaataa
- the PATE2 gene encoding prostate and testis expressed protein 2 isoform X3, with protein sequence MDEERRGLTSKWFRFCHDCNFYDGFKCRGPKKRCWKFNLFLSYNRSCTTDHYYYNDLVTGRYLYYYTKLSCNPCEEGMFQVFHDLLRETHCCTNEHMCNTGNDNLEKSALFGEDKEYTIHDDIPPPEDGGASPRTPSPTVPESTHRSSVYPVSVFPSRGK encoded by the exons ATGGATGAAG AAAGACGTGGCCTAACATCAAAAT gGTTTCGGTTTTGCCATGATTGTAATTTCTATGATGGATTCAAGTGCCGTGGTCCCAAGAAACGTTGCTGGAAGTTTAATTTATTCCTGTCATACAATAGGAGTTGTACCACAGATCACTATTACTATAATGATCTAGTTACTG gcAGATATCTGTATTATTATACAAAACTGTCGTGTAATCCTTGTGAAGAGGGAATGTTCCAAGTATTCCATGACTTACTGAGAGAAACACATTGCTGCACTAATGAACATATGTGTAATACTGGAAACGATAATTTGGAAAAGTCGGCGCTTTTTGGAGAAGATAAAGAATACACTATACATGATGATATCCCACCTCCGGAGGACGGGGGAGCCAGCCCACGTACTCCCAGCCCAActgtccctga ATCTACCCATAGAAGCTCTGTGTACCCTGTGTCAGTGTTTCCATCAAGAGgaaaataa
- the PATE1 gene encoding prostate and testis expressed protein 1 has protein sequence MEVSAVCKEVLEHGLCVLVNQRGGCNFHYYLLKVQESLKETTRRLRTRYQPLLLGLPILLCYIRVLSGSLAESEHPYQEVFVDEDHYPGIVQCRMCHLKFPGEKCSRGRGICTITREESCTTGRIFKRDGTPWLTFMGCLKSCANVDKIKWSVYLVDFRCCRGYDFCNEFL, from the exons ATGGAGGTGTCTGCAGTTTGCAAAGAGGTCTTGGAGCATGGCCTTTGTGTTCTGGTGAAC CAGAGAGGAGGCTGCAACTTCCATTACTACCTGTTAAAAGTACAGGAATCGCTGAAAGAAACGACCAGAAGGCTTAGAACGAGATACCAG CCCCTGTTGCTGGGACTCCCCATCCTGCTCTGCTACATTAGAG tCCTGTCTGGGTCACTGGcagagagtgaacatccct ATCAGGAAGTATTTGTTGATGAAGATCATTATCCTG GAATCGTTCAGTGTAGGATGTGCCACCTCAAGTTTCCAGGAGAGAAGTGCTCCAGAGGCAGAGGAATATGCACTATAACAAGAGAAGAGTCTTGCACAACTGGGAGGATTTTCAAGC GTGATGGTACTCCATGGTTAACCTTCATGGGTTGCCTGAAGAGCTGTGCTAATGtggacaaaataaaatggagtgtcTACTTGGTGGACTTCAGGTGCTGCCGGGGCTATGACTTCTGCAATGAATTCCTATAG